The following coding sequences are from one Pocillopora verrucosa isolate sample1 chromosome 5, ASM3666991v2, whole genome shotgun sequence window:
- the LOC131785565 gene encoding clavesin-2, protein MLSMENSERLETDEEATEFVHRRGSLRDSESFDHKEDIENRHFEKIKELRFKISENMNNNSLSQVGRNDDAFLLMFLRARQYLVDESFKLLSNYIEFRQNNVSLMENLSAWELNHVLEDGLPCVLPYTDQNGAKLIVFFAGNWDKDTYGTLEILKAFILTMERLIDTDEAQLNGIVIIADFSGWSATHTSNLTVSFIRQVFAMFQDHYPARFVAFHFVNEPWYVKAGLTLMKPFIQEKMWKRIHLHGNNKATLHDHCHLDTLPAEFGGNKPAVNRTYWARVLLDLEKTNRSHVYGENPFRGLLSMDIDK, encoded by the exons ATGCTGAGTATGGAAAACTCTGAAAGACTTGAAACAGACGAGGAAGCTACGGAATTTGTTCATCGGAGGGGCTCGTTGCGAGACTCTGAATCCTTCGATCACAAGGAAGATATTGAAAACCGGCATTTTGAGAAAATCAAAGAGCTTCGTTTTAAAATCAGTGAAAACATGAATAACAATTCTCTGAGCCAAGTTGGGCGTAATGACGACGCTTTTCTGTTGATGTTCCTGAGAGCTCGACAGTACCTTGTGGACGAATCATTCAAACTTCTGTCCAATTACATTGAATTTCGCCAAAACAACGTTTCTTTGATGGAAAATCTATCAGCATGGGAGTTGAACCACGTGTTAGAAGACGGCCTTCCATGTGTTTTGCCATACACTGATCAAAATGGCGCTAAACTTATTGTTTTCTTCGCCGGCAATTGGGATAAAGATACTTACGGCACACTAGAGATTTTGAAGGCATTCATTTTAACCATGGAACGCTTGATTGATACAGACGAGGCGCAGCTCAATGGAATCGTAATAATTGCAGATTTTTCAGGCTGGAGTGCTACTCACACATCCAATTTGACTGTTTCTTTTATTCGTCAAGTTTTCGCCATGTTCCAG GATCACTACCCGGCGAGATTTGTCGCATTTCATTTTGTGAACGAACCCTGGTATGTAAAGGCTGGACTAACTTTAATGAAACCATTTATTCAGGAAAAGATGTGGAAGAGG ATACACTTACATGGTAACAATAAGGCGACACTTCACGACCACTGTCATCTGGACACACTGCCAGCAGAGTTTGGTGGAAATAAGCCTGCAGTGAACCGCACCTACTGGGCACGAGTATTACTCGATTTGGAGAAAACGAACCGAAGTCACGTGTACGGAGAAAACCCATTCAGAGGGTTGCTTAGCATGGATATTGACAAGTAA
- the LOC131785564 gene encoding probable ATP-dependent RNA helicase DHX35: MAASSASFKPRFWKPDTEKPGGDVAIERPLNDNDTAAAAVYNPNGSLSISLQRQRLPIFMHRTNILYLLEKYETVIIVGETGCGKSTQIPQYLHESGWTAGKWKVCITQPRRVAVVTVASRVAEERGSFIGEEVGYTIRFDDCCNPEITRMKFVTDGVLLRETMSDPLLSQYSVIMLDEAHERTLHTDIMIGLLKKIKKKRKDLRIIVSSATLDAEMFRDFFNTNITKDRSKDTAAILSVKGRSYPTEIHYTLSPVPDYLKATVDTVMGIHKEEAHGDILAFVTGQDEVEAVVAQLIERAREQPKGSQYLKVLPMYSGLPHSEQMLVFKPTPHHTRKVVVATNIAEASITINGIVYVIDCGFVKLRAYSPKVGVESLVVVPVSQASAKQRAGRAGRVRSGKVYRLYTEQDFDGLKPSTVPEMQRCNMASVMLQLKCMGIDNILRFNFPARPPAQSVIRGLELLYALGAIDQHGKLADPLGVNMSELPTDPMIAKMLLSSGDFGCSEEILTIAAMLQIQNVFVSPSKQKAVADNAKRKFSVYEGDHITLLNVYEAFVKFKKSSKWCHENFLNYKGLCHAVKIREQFKKLLLQFKVPLVSCDGDIDSICQCIVSGFFANAASLHPSGSYRTVRDDHPLYIHPTSVLYTETPPQWVIYHEVLQTSKEYMRDITKIDPSWLYTLAPQYYEFGTEREIAAKRAKYL, encoded by the coding sequence ATGGCGGCCAGCTCGGCAAGTTTTAAACCACGCTTTTGGAAACCAGACACTGAAAAACCTGGCGGTGATGTCGCGATAGAAAGACCACTTAATGATAACGACACTGCAGCTGCAGCTGTTTACAATCCAAACGGCTCATTATCCATTTCTCTTCAAAGGCAAAGGCTTCCGATTTTTATGCACAGAACGAATATCTTATATCTCTTAGAGAAATACGAAACTGTGATAATCGTCGGAGAAACCGGCTGCGGAAAGTCCACACAGATTCCTCAGTATCTTCATGAGAGTGGCTGGACGGCAGGGAAATGGAAAGTGTGCATTACACAGCCTCGCAGAGTGGCTGTTGTTACTGTAGCATCAAGAGTCGCAGAGGAGAGAGGTTCGTTTATTGGCGAGGAAGTTGGTTATACAATCCGATTTGACGACTGTTGCAATCCAGAAATTACTCGTATGAAATTTGTGACAGATGGTGTGTTGTTGAGGGAAACGATGAGTGACCCTTTGTTATCACAGTACAGTGTGATCATGTTGGATGAAGCTCACGAGAGGACGCTGCACACTGACATTATGATAGGGCTGTTgaaaaagatcaagaaaaagcGAAAGGATTTAAGGATTATCGTTTCCTCTGCTACTCTTGATGCAGAGATGTTCAGAGATTTTTTCAACACCAACATTACCAAAGATCGCAGCAAGGATACTGCAGCAATTTTGTCAGTTAAGGGACGATCCTATCCCACAGAAATACATTACACTTTAAGTCCTGTTCCTGATTATTTAAAAGCAACAGTGGATACTGTCATGGGAATCCACAAAGAGGAAGCCCATGGTGACATTCTTGCATTTGTCACAGGCCAAGATGAAGTAGAAGCTGTAGTTGCTCAGTTGATTGAGAGAGCGAGAGAACAGCCTAAGGGTTCTCAGTACCTTAAAGTGCTGCCTATGTACAGTGGTCTTCCACATTCAGAGCAAATGCTGGTTTTCAAGCCAACTCCCCATCATACAAGAAAGGTTGTAGTGGCCACAAACATTGCTGAGGCATCTATTACCATAAATGGAATTGTATATGTCATTGACTGTGGGTTTGTAAAGTTGCGAGCTTACTCTCCCAAAGTTGGAGTTGAAAGTTTAGTTGTTGTACCAGTATCACAGGCTTCAGCAAAACAGCGCGCTGGCAGGGCTGGTCGTGTAAGGTCAGGGAAGGTTTACAGACTCTATACAGAGCAAGATTTTGATGGTCTTAAACCATCTACTGTGCCTGAAATGCAAAGATGTAACATGGCATCTGTCATGTTACAACTGAAATGCATGGGGATTGACAACATTCTCCGGTTCAATTTCCCAGCGCGTCCTCCTGCCCAGAGTGTGATACGTGGTTTGGAACTGTTGTATGCTCTTGGAGCAATTGACCAGCATGGAAAGTTAGCTGATCCCTTAGGAGTAAACATGTCTGAGCTCCCTACAGATCCAATGATAGCCAAAATGCTGCTGTCATCAGGAGATTTCGGTTGTTCAGAAGAAATCCTTACAATTGCAGCCATGCTGCAGATACAGAATGTCTTTGTCAGCCCAAGCAAACAGAAAGCTGTAGCTGACAATGCCAAGAGAAAGTTCTCTGTTTATGAAGGAGATCACATAACTCTACTGAATGTTTATGAAGCCTTTGTGAAGTTTAAGAAAAGCTCAAAGTGGTGTCATGAGAACTTCCTGAACTACAAAGGACTCTGCCATGCTGTGAAAATCCGAGAACAGTTCAAGAAACTCCTTTTACAATTTAAAGTGCCATTAGTCTCTTGTGATGGAGACATTGACTCAATCTGTCAGTGCATTGTAAGTGGATTCTTTGCTAATGCTGCAAGCTTACATCCATCAGGGTCATACCGCACTGTGCGGGATGACCATCCACTCTACATCCACCCGACATCTGTCTTGTACACGGAAACTCCACCACAGTGGGTGATATACCATGAAGTGCTCCAGACATCCAAGGAATACATGCGAGATATCACCAAGATTGATCCATCATGGCTTTACACCCTTGCACCTCAATATTATGAATTTGGTACCGAGAGGGAGATTGCAGCAAAGAGAGCAAAATATCTTTGA
- the LOC131785554 gene encoding aspartyl/asparaginyl beta-hydroxylase: MAPPRKRVTGDRKKNVNDSTTNKSTKTSSKSSESSNSSIIKWIAFASIILILVSLVAIYLFGKNQEDSNLNQNSRQTFKTETGSPEKTKKKTKKTKPSDSNEAITNSYDKSIMKELDKAQSILDKSNIADALQKFEALTKKYPKSPRAMYGKAQSLDKLSELRQSNDILQQSIEAYGKTADMLNCPMELKHRAVRRQADRLSFLGRSSQAANVLRSLLNEFPGDIKVMNELGVQYLMTGKNRDAENIYKQVINMDPRNGFAQSHLGFILKTDHLRYIEAIPLLRNGISSGEAGADDGRFYFHLGDAFTRIGRPDEAYKVYEEAAGKGIFMSALQRSLYNADTPLTAQPWWTPEETGYERAIRKLEANWEVIKDEGISLLDQKSGGFIPEEENLREQGDWKQFTLYQRGRKNAAACQKTPQTCAIIDTIKDATSCKRGQIKYSVMLPGTHVWPHTGPTNCRLRLHLGLVIPKNVAIRVGRETRTWEEGKALIIDDSFDHEVWHNGSTFRLILIVDFWHPDLTPQQRASLSPI; encoded by the exons ATGGCTCCACCTCGAAAAAGGGTGACTGGCGATCGAAAGAAGA ATGTTAATGATTCTACaacaaataaatcaacaaaGACGTCAAGTAAATCTAGTGAGTCATCAAATTCTTCAATAATCAAGTGGATTGCTTTTGCAAGCATCATCCTAATCCTGGTATCACTTGTTGCGATATATTTATTCGGAAAAAATCAAGAGGACTCAAATTTAAATCAGAACTCAAGGCAAACCTTCAAAACAGAGACAGGATCACCtgagaagacaaaaaagaaaaccaaaaaaacaaaaccatcaGATTCAAATGAGGCCATAACCAACAGCTACGATAAATCCATCATGAAAGAACTTGACAAGGCACAGAGTATTTTAGACAAGAGTAACATAGCAGATGCCTTACAAAAGTTTGAAGCTCTGACAAAGAAATATCCCAAGAGTCCAAGAGCTATGTATGGAAAGGCACAATCCTTAGATAAGTTGTCAGAACTAAGGCAAAGCAATGATATTCTTCAACAAAGCATAGAGGCTTATGGAAAAACAGCGGACATGCTGAACTGCCCCATGGAACTGAAACACAGAGCAGTGCGACGTCAGGCTGATAGGCTTAGTTTCCTGGGCAGGTCTAGTCAGGCAGCAAATGTGTTAAGGAGCCTGTTGAATGAGTTCCCAGGTGACATCAAGGTTATGAATGAATTGGGTGTGCAGTATTTGATGACAGGAAAGAACAGGGATGCAGAAAATATCTACAAACAG gtGATAAATATGGATCCAAGAAATGGCTTTGCCCAGTCACACTTGGGCTTTATTCTTAAAACTGATCACTTGCGGTATATTGAAGCTATCCCTCTGCTACGTAATGGGATCTCGAGTGGTGAAGCAGGTGCTGATGATggaagattttattttcatctggGGGATGCTTTTACTAGAATTGGAAGACCAGATGAG GCTTACAAAGTATATGAGGAAGCTGCAGGAAAAGGAATATTCATGTCTGCTTTGCAACGTTCTTTGTACAATGCAGATACACCACTGACCGCACAACCGTGGTGGACACCAGAAGAAACTGGATATGAAAGAGCCATTCG GAAACTTGAAGCCAACTGGGAGGTCATCAAAGATGAAGGAATATCATTGCTAGACCAAAAGTCAGGAGGGTTTATACCAGAAGAAGAAAATCTCAGAGAACAAGGAGACTGGAAACAGTTCACTTTATACCAACGTGGCCGAAAGAACGCCGCAGCTTGTCAAAAGACACCACAGACTTGTGCTATCATTGATACCATCAAAGATGCCACCAGCTGTAAGAGAGGACAG ATCAAGTATTCTGTGATGCTACCTGGCACCCATGTCTGGCCCCACACAGGTCCTACAAACTGCAGACTACGCCTTCATCTCGGACTTGTTATTCCCAAAAATGTGGCTATAAGAGTTGGACGGGAAACAag AACTTGGGAAGAAGGCAAAGCACTAATCATTGACGACTCTTTTGACCATGAAGTTTGGCACAATGGTTCAACTTTTCGACTCATTCTTATTGTCGACTTTTGGCATCCAGACTTGACACCTCAACAAAGAGCTTCATTATCTCCCATTTAA
- the LOC131785610 gene encoding kelch-like protein diablo, with translation MAAHRRFNIPLHSNDALKTMNDLRRKGELCDVVLHVDGRQFPAHRIVLAGASSYLRAMFTNGMLESGMKDIKLQGVEASVMDGLLDFAYTGAIDVSVENVQALLSAASLLNLQSLRTVCCGFLQTHLDATNCLGIRAFADLYSCSELEEAAYRFVRQHFLDVAKGEEFLQMPKQALRSLLREDLLQVRSENQVFEAVEAWILNDFCRRKDYAVELLSHVRLPLLTLEFLEARVFPSKIIKNNADCQLLLAKVLNESARNLPRYMTLPRAQPQAVYVIGGRNGIDCQLSSLERYDTLTNQWIMLQNMKYPRTAVGACSLNGLLYVVGGECAVSAPHDDTMYVRHAECYDPAVNQWISLADIAIQRSFIAVTALNGYVYALGGEDRTCSYNYVERYDPKTDHWSTVQCMRRKRSGAGVAVCDGKLYIAGGYDRGVHSDRASVECYDPDTDTWTFVTELEKARSGMSLVALNNFLYALGGRNRSTDHYFDLAERYNTQTHQWQPVAPLNTPRAWPSVAVYDNKIFVLGGFDGAHRLSSVEVYDPETDTWRFVQDMNICRAGCGAAVL, from the exons ATGGCGGCGCATCGAAGGTTCAATATCCCTCTGCATTCCAACGATGCATTGAAAACTATGAACGATTTGCGAAGAAAAGGTGAATTATGTGACGTGGTTCTCCATGTCGATGGtcgccaatttcccgcgcacAGAATTGTCCTTGCTGGAGCCAGTTCTTACTTACGAGCCATGTTTACAAATGGTATGTTGGAAAGTGGCATGAAAGACATTAAACTACAAGGCGTTGAAGCGAGTGTCATGGACGGATTACTCGATTTTGCATATACTGGAGCCATCGATGTCTCTGTGGAGAACGTGCAAGCACTTTTATCGGCTGCTTCGTTGTTAAACCTGCAGAGCTTAAGAACAGTTTGTTGTGGTTTTCTTCAGACACACCTAGATGCTACGAACTGTCTCGGTATCCGAGCATTTGCAGATCTGTATTCGTGTTCAGAACTCGAAGAAGCTGCCTATCGTTTCGTACGCCAACACTTCTTGGATGTAGCGAAGGGTGAGGAATTCTTACAAATGCCAAAACAAGCCTTGAGGAGTCTTCTTCGCGAAGACCTTCTTCAGGTACGTTCTGAGAACCAAGTGTTCGAAGCTGTGGAGGCGTGGATTTTAAACGATTTCTGTCGACGAAAGGATTATGCGGTTGAGCTTCTAAGTCACGTTAGGCTTCCTTTGTTAACTCTCGAATTTCTCGAAGCCCGAGTGTTTCCATCTAAAATTATCAAGAACAATGCTGATTGTCAGCTCCTATTGGCTAAAGTTCTTAACGAGAGCGCTCGTAATTTGCCTCGGTATATGACACTGCCTCGAGCTCAGCCGCAAGCTGTCTATGTCATAGGCGGACGAAATGGTATTGATTGCCAGCTTTCAAGTTTAGAGAGATACGATACATTAACAAACCAATGGATTATGCTGCAAAACATGAAATATCCCAGAACAGCAGTTGGAGCTTGTAGCCTCAATGGACTTCTTTATGTAGTAGGTGGCGAGTGTGCAGTTAGTGCTCCTCATGATGACACCATGTACGTGCGACATGCTGAGTGCTATGATCCAGCAGTCAATCAGTGGATTTCGCTGGCTGATATTGCCATTCAGAGGTCATTTATTGCAGTGACAGCTTTAAATGGTTACGTTTATGCCCTGGGAGGTGAAGACAGAACATGCAGTTATAACTATGTTGAAAGATATGACCCAAAGACGGATCACTGGAGTACAGTGCAGTGTATGCGAAGGAAGAGATCTGGAGCAGGAGTTGCTGTTTGTGATG GGAAGCTGTACATTGCTGGAGGCTATGATCGAGGTGTTCACAGTGACAGAGCAAGTGTTGAATGCTATGACCCTGATACAGACACATGGACATTTGTAACAGAACTTGAAAAAGCACGCTCTGGCATGTCCCTTGTTGCTCTAAACAACTTCTTGTATGCACTTGGAGGTCGAAACAGAAGCACAGATCATTACTTTGATCTTGCAGAAAGATACAACACACAGACACATCAGTGGCAGCCGGTTGCGCCGTTGAATACACCAAGGGCTTGGCCATCGGTGGCAGTGTATGACAACAAGATTTTTGTGTTAGGTGGATTTGATGGTGCACACAGGCTCTCCAGTGTTGAAGTGTACGATCCAGAAACTGATACTTGGCGTTTTGTACAGGACATGAACATTTGCCGTGCAGGTTGTGGTGCAGCAGTGTTGTAG